One genomic window of Amphiura filiformis chromosome 3, Afil_fr2py, whole genome shotgun sequence includes the following:
- the LOC140149045 gene encoding LOW QUALITY PROTEIN: dnaJ homolog subfamily C member 2-like (The sequence of the model RefSeq protein was modified relative to this genomic sequence to represent the inferred CDS: inserted 1 base in 1 codon), with product MVNPVKMLPAVEEGDSSCVVTKLAAPLRLLVEPVGRWYEAHKYRRHHHHTLSHNESLPSSDSSDLSEDDLSEDEDDSMLMDLDPKEWKDQDHYAVLGIKXIRYKASDEQIKKAYKRKVLKHHPDKRKKAGGVAVPRKDGDDDYFTCITKAYEILGNPVKRRSYDSVDPEFEEEVPSISNNNRDNFFQVFTPAFERNARFSTKRRVPKLGNAEASIEEVDRFYKFWYDFKSWREFSYLDEEEKEKGENRDERRWIEKQNKTEQKRRKKEEVTRLRQLVDNAYACDPRIKKFRDDEKEKKAAEKRAKQEAIKAAAMEKERERQAALEAERLAKEKEEEEAKAKAQAAKKEREALKKVTKKERKKLRDTAKKYNYFTSDEPERVKLMTEVEKLCEALSLTSLQSLNEELGKDEEAATTAFFKQVSEMNEALENEKQEELRKHQAGQGSSKGKGASKEKQWSNEDLQILIKAANLFPPGTVKRYEVIASYINQHSTSGVTRNAKDIISKTKDLQKLDPSVKAEVNKRAFDKFEQTRGKLKKDDIPDPSQRFNNGGASADGSAGDTSDPKAWTNDEQKRLEQALKTYPASTKDRWDRIKEAVPTRTKKECMLRYKELVEMVKAKKAAQAGVAKQAKS from the exons ATGGTAAATCCCGTCAAGATGTTGCCTGCCGTAGAAGAAGGAGATTCAAGTTGCGTCGTTACAAAACTCGCAG CCCCACTGCGTTTATTAGTGGAACCAGTTGGTCGTTGGTATGAAGCACACAAGTACCGGCGCCACCATCATCATACATTGTCGCATAATGAGTCATTGCCATCCAGTGATTCATCAGATCTATCAGAAGACGACTTGTCAGAGGATGAAGATGATTCCATGCTGATGGACCTTGACCCAAAGGAATGGAAG GATCAAGACCATTATGCAGTTTTAGGAATCA AAATACGCTACAAAGCATCAGATGAGCAGATCAAGAAAGCAT ATAAACGTAAAGTACTGAAGCACCATCCCGATAAACGGAAGAAAGCAGGTGGGGTAGCAGTGCCCAGGAAAGACGGGGATGATGACTACTTCACATGTATCACAAAAG CATATGAAATTCTTGGTAATCCAGTGAAAAGGAGGTCTTATGACAGTGTAGATCCTGAATTTGAGGAGGAGGTGCCCTCAATAAGCAACAATAACAGAGACAATTTCTTTCAAGTCTTTACTCCTGCTTTTGAAAGAAATGCAAG ATTCTCCACAAAGAGACGTGTCCCCAAGCTGGGTAATGCTGAAGCCTCTATTGAAGAAGTCGATAGATTCTATAAATTCTG GTACGATTTTAAATCATGGAGGGAGTTTTCATATCTAgacgaagaagaaaaagaaaaaggagaGAACCGAGATGAGAGACGATGGATAGAGAAGCAGAACAAAACAGAACAGAAACGAAGGAAAAAGGAAGAAGTTACTAGGTTACGTCAGTTAGTTG ATAATGCATATGCATGTGATCCACGAATAAAGAAATTCCGAGATGacgagaaagagaagaaagctgCTGAGAAACGAGCCAAACAGGAGGCTATCAAGGCTGCTGCTATGGAAAAAGAGAGG GAAAGACAAGCAGCTTTAGAAGCCGAGAGATTAGCCAAGGAAAaggaagaggaggaagcaaaAGCAAAG GCACAAGCAGCGAAAAAGGAAAGAGAAGCTCTTAAGAAAGTAacgaaaaaggaaaggaaaaagtTACGAGATACTGCAAAG AAATACAATTATTTCACAAGTGATGAACCAGAGAGAGTCAAGCTTATGACTGAGGTAGAGAAATTATGTGAAGCTCTGTCATTAACAAG TTTACAAAGTCTTAATGAAGAACTGGGGAAAGATGAAGAAGCTGCTACAACTGCATTCTTTAAACAG GTTTCTGAGATGAATGAAGCTCTAGAAAATGAGAAACAAGAAGAATTGCGTAAACATCAAGCAGGTCAAGGGTCAAGCAAAGGTAAAGGTGCTAGCAAGGAGAAACAGTGGAGTAATGAAGACCTGCAGATCCTTATTAAAGCTGCTAATTTGTTTCCTCCTGGTACTGTCAAAAG GTACGAAGTGATTGCCAGCTACATCAACCAACACTCGACATCTGGTGTAACACGGAATGCCAAGGACATCATCAGCAAAACAAAGGACTTGCAAAAATTAG ATCCTTCTGTGAAGGCAGAAGTCAACAAGAGAGCATTTGATAAATTTGAGCAAACTAGGGGCAAGCTGAAAAAAGATGATATACCAGATCCATCTCAAAGGTTTAACAATGGTG GTGCTTCAGCAGATGGAAGCGCAGGGGACACAAGTGATCCTAAAGCATGGACAAATGATGAACAGAAACGACTAGAACAAGCCTTGAAGACCTACCCAGCTAGCACCAAAGACAGATGGGACAGGATAAAAGAGGCTGTGCCTACACGTACCAAGAAAGAATGCATGCTGAGATATAAG GAATTGGTAGAGATGGTAAAAGCGAAGAAAGCAGCTCAAGCCGGAGTCGCCAAACAAGCCAAGTCATGA